From one Peredibacter starrii genomic stretch:
- a CDS encoding CpaF family protein, producing the protein MAKNGINELIDELAKKAGISELIINKNDNIYVEKDGEMIRIDAKFTDDEIDEFCESLAQYNRKEFNQYAPILDGNLPDGSRVNLIHKDYTNGCHAITIRRYQKNIKTFDGSPNIFGLNKQWTDFLKLLVRARMNVVVAGGTGVGKTTFLNLLLQEIPQKERVITIEDTRELQFNLPNVVRLEARPPVQDLKGLAIRDLLKNTLRMRPDRIIVGEVRGGEVFDLLQAMNTGHEGSMTSVHANSPGECLLRLENLYMLSGYDLPIKALRYQISTAIDFIIQIRRDKNGQRIVHQISEVANMEGDKILMQDIGAWRNGEFRFTGLVPSCVARLQKAGLPKDFFIGT; encoded by the coding sequence ATGGCAAAGAACGGCATCAATGAGTTGATTGACGAGTTGGCGAAGAAGGCCGGAATTTCGGAACTCATTATCAATAAGAACGATAATATCTACGTTGAAAAAGACGGGGAGATGATTCGTATCGATGCCAAATTCACAGATGATGAAATTGATGAATTCTGTGAATCTCTTGCTCAGTATAATCGTAAAGAGTTCAATCAATACGCACCCATCTTAGATGGAAATCTTCCGGATGGAAGCCGTGTGAATCTTATTCATAAAGATTATACCAATGGTTGCCACGCCATTACGATTCGCCGGTATCAGAAAAACATCAAGACCTTTGATGGTTCTCCGAACATCTTTGGACTCAATAAGCAGTGGACTGACTTCCTGAAGTTGTTGGTTCGTGCTCGTATGAATGTTGTTGTGGCGGGGGGAACCGGCGTTGGTAAAACAACTTTCTTGAATCTTCTTCTTCAAGAAATTCCTCAGAAAGAACGCGTGATCACTATTGAGGATACGCGTGAACTTCAGTTCAATCTTCCGAATGTGGTGAGACTTGAGGCAAGACCTCCTGTGCAAGACCTAAAGGGTCTGGCGATCCGTGATCTTCTTAAAAATACTCTTAGAATGCGCCCTGATCGAATCATCGTGGGCGAGGTGAGAGGTGGCGAAGTGTTTGACCTTCTTCAGGCCATGAATACAGGTCACGAAGGTTCTATGACTTCGGTGCATGCGAATTCACCGGGTGAGTGCCTTCTTCGTCTAGAAAATCTTTATATGCTTTCTGGTTATGATCTACCGATTAAAGCTCTTCGTTATCAGATCAGTACTGCGATTGATTTCATTATTCAAATTCGCCGTGATAAAAATGGGCAGCGAATTGTTCATCAAATTTCAGAAGTGGCCAATATGGAAGGAGACAAAATCCTTATGCAAGATATTGGTGCCTGGAGAAATGGAGAGTTCCGTTTCACAGGACTAGTTCCTTCGTGTGTGGCGAGACTTCAGAAAGCCGGGCTTCCTAAAGACTTCTTCATCGGAACATAA
- a CDS encoding DUF6178 family protein yields the protein MTDQEIKKDLLSQLLYEAQAYKKFEDIEKLVEAGMDLSMIPIQPLYVSLQNTEPDQVAMILPKLSPEQRQALRDIDYWQKDTVDPNSVAHWIEIYSKVNDDEVILEFVKSEDFLLTFKNQFTIQTFDAEDPMYPDGNNYFLTEDNQLLIEYPEDFSMVQELKEMIRRLYADIGVENAYAFLFKMVVDSYQLMEEEQYQEKKERLRDFGFVDYFDALAYNSPFMNEAQIDGFIKTKKGETGDLDAVSANQSLHASSLVPYQSGMEGLKGALEKVADEKRQQFLHFNFVRLVNARMTLEDALKNGSLAMTKVGNQTRQCLELGFEYTASKAPKEVIFERFDFVDLYKIGHSLIEITKKKIKKAMGQTPFEEDEFGYFLGMYWNAFLENSHEDVAKYKFDGSSKPLEIRDLPSYELWNQAAETFTTALPFVVTFFKSLENLKANGLLNDQFYLNYEVDNIDFEAIMISSFINFVGGHYQESSAGKMGVTISELTNFYHKFFKKNDNEYLIKGEEDPVLREQTALFIEKFGLTQIPRFDRYLYQIMLEQLNGYEVDGMEEEDFRHIGGPILLNYSSN from the coding sequence ATGACTGATCAAGAGATCAAAAAAGATCTATTAAGCCAGCTTCTTTATGAGGCACAGGCCTATAAAAAATTTGAAGACATTGAGAAACTAGTTGAAGCTGGCATGGACCTTTCCATGATTCCAATTCAACCATTATACGTTTCATTACAAAACACTGAGCCAGATCAAGTGGCGATGATTCTGCCGAAGCTTTCCCCTGAGCAACGTCAGGCCCTTCGTGACATCGATTACTGGCAGAAAGACACAGTTGATCCAAATTCGGTTGCTCACTGGATTGAAATTTATTCTAAGGTGAATGATGACGAAGTGATTCTGGAGTTTGTTAAGTCGGAAGACTTCCTCCTGACGTTTAAAAATCAATTCACGATTCAGACATTCGATGCCGAAGATCCAATGTATCCGGACGGAAATAACTATTTCCTGACGGAAGATAACCAGCTTCTTATTGAATATCCTGAAGACTTCAGCATGGTTCAGGAACTTAAAGAGATGATCCGTCGTCTCTATGCTGACATCGGTGTTGAGAATGCATACGCATTCTTATTCAAGATGGTAGTGGATTCTTACCAGCTTATGGAAGAAGAGCAGTATCAGGAAAAGAAAGAGCGTCTTCGTGATTTTGGATTCGTGGATTATTTCGATGCTCTTGCTTACAATAGTCCGTTCATGAATGAAGCGCAGATTGATGGCTTTATTAAGACGAAAAAAGGTGAGACGGGGGACCTGGATGCGGTTTCAGCTAACCAAAGTCTTCATGCTTCTTCACTCGTTCCGTACCAGTCAGGAATGGAAGGGTTAAAGGGAGCGCTAGAAAAAGTTGCGGATGAAAAGCGTCAGCAGTTCTTGCACTTTAACTTTGTCCGCCTTGTGAACGCTCGCATGACTCTGGAAGATGCTCTTAAAAACGGCTCTCTTGCCATGACGAAGGTTGGAAATCAGACTCGTCAATGTCTTGAGCTTGGCTTTGAATACACGGCCTCAAAAGCACCTAAAGAAGTCATCTTTGAGCGCTTTGACTTTGTTGACCTCTATAAGATTGGTCACAGCCTGATTGAGATAACAAAAAAGAAAATCAAAAAGGCCATGGGCCAAACTCCTTTCGAAGAGGATGAATTTGGTTACTTCCTGGGAATGTATTGGAATGCTTTCCTGGAAAATTCTCACGAAGATGTGGCGAAGTATAAGTTTGATGGAAGTTCAAAGCCGCTTGAGATCCGTGATCTACCGTCTTATGAACTTTGGAATCAGGCCGCAGAAACATTCACCACGGCCCTTCCGTTTGTGGTCACATTCTTTAAGAGTCTTGAGAACCTTAAGGCCAATGGATTACTTAACGATCAGTTCTATCTCAACTACGAAGTGGATAACATTGATTTCGAAGCGATTATGATTTCAAGTTTCATTAACTTCGTGGGTGGCCATTATCAAGAATCGTCTGCCGGAAAAATGGGAGTTACGATCTCTGAACTCACAAATTTCTACCATAAGTTCTTTAAGAAAAATGATAATGAATACCTCATTAAGGGCGAGGAAGATCCAGTCCTTCGTGAGCAGACCGCACTTTTCATCGAGAAGTTTGGTCTCACCCAAATTCCGCGTTTTGATCGTTATCTCTATCAGATCATGCTTGAGCAACTCAATGGCTATGAAGTTGATGGCATGGAGGAAGAGGACTTCCGTCACATTGGTGGACCGATTCTTCTGAATTACTCGAGTAACTAG
- a CDS encoding Maf family protein, which yields MGNSKFKLVLASASPRRKELIGHLKVPYEILALNVPEESNATDPVKFSAEIAALKGDAVFTQLRSKNDDSLFVVSADTIVCLNGKIYGKPKDRSEARQFLSELGGRTHSVFTAVSVKTFHQGKVDGFSFVEESKVTFNSIPDDLMERYLNTGDSLDKAGAYGIQGPSLTFISKVDGDYANVVGFPLSRFVLESEKFLKSKFKHEGSWLDLF from the coding sequence ATGGGAAATTCTAAATTTAAACTTGTTCTAGCGAGTGCTTCTCCTCGAAGAAAAGAGCTTATTGGCCACCTTAAAGTGCCTTATGAAATTCTTGCATTGAATGTGCCGGAAGAATCTAATGCCACTGATCCGGTAAAATTCTCTGCAGAAATTGCGGCCCTAAAAGGGGACGCGGTCTTTACTCAGCTTCGCTCAAAAAATGATGACTCACTTTTTGTTGTTTCGGCCGACACAATTGTTTGTTTGAACGGCAAAATTTATGGAAAGCCAAAAGATCGGAGTGAGGCGAGGCAATTTTTAAGTGAACTTGGTGGTCGCACCCATTCGGTATTCACAGCAGTTTCAGTCAAAACTTTTCATCAAGGCAAGGTCGACGGTTTTTCATTCGTAGAAGAATCGAAAGTGACCTTTAATTCAATCCCAGATGATCTGATGGAAAGATATTTAAATACCGGTGATTCTCTCGATAAGGCCGGTGCTTATGGGATTCAAGGACCGTCCCTTACTTTTATTTCAAAGGTAGATGGGGACTACGCCAATGTAGTGGGCTTCCCGCTTAGCCGCTTTGTTCTTGAGAGTGAGAAATTTTTAAAATCAAAATTCAAACATGAGGGTTCATGGCTCGATCTATTTTAA
- the ileS gene encoding isoleucine--tRNA ligase — MERETAPQTENFSFSEAEKKILKFWQEKQIFKKTLEKTKKGKNYIFYDGPPFATGLPHHGHIVASTLKDVVPRYFTMKGFYVDRRFGWDCHGLPIEQEIDKKFNTSASDYVALHGVKKYNDECRGIVDRYVNEWEKTIGRLGRWVDFQNDYKTMDLPFMESVWWVFKEIWDKGLIYQGNKIVPYSPALQTALSNFEAGQNYQDIQDPAVTVLVRSKDDANTYFAIWTTTPWTLPSNLSLAVNPEIEYVKVKDLDKNIFIIMAKARLEAYKKNFKYEEVESYKGSDLKGKKYEPMFPYFANLANDGYFVILADDYVTTTDGTGIVHQAPGFGEDDNRVMKEAGLTEVIVPMNASGQFDSSVKDYAGMYFKDADKEIIKNLKERGQLFHQSTLVHSYPMCYRTDTPLMYRAMPQWYLAVEKIKDKMLKANSEITWVPENIKEGRFGKWLENARDWAISRTRVWGTPLPIWINDKTGNAICMGSIADLKKYTGKDVTDLHREYVDDLDFTVAGEEGTYKRIPEVLDCWFESGSMPYAQLHYPFENKDVFKEGFPAEFIAEGLDQTRGWFYTLTVLSSALFDKPAFKNVIVNGLVLAKDGKKMSKRLRNYTPPDELMETFGADALRLFLINSGLVRAEELRFTDEGVKEMVRRVLLPWFNSFKFFSTYASVDGWKVETAAKASDNILDKWLLSKQQTLVKNVNHEMQNYRLYNVVPELFNFIEDLTNWYIRLNRRRFWDEGMTADKNAAYTTLYTALETVSRLMAPFTPFLADYIYQELKTFGGKTEESVHLLSYPEEQTGLINSTLETAVDRMQQVILLGRQKRVTEGVKVKTPLKTLKVVHQDKSLLDEMSKLEEYIKIELNVKNVEYMTNEADFVVLSAKPNLPVLGKKLGKEMGAFKALIEKLPSADVQKIEAGGKVTLNNVDFDSNEILVFRAAKEGTQAVTNRFITIDLSCALDQDLIDEGLAREMVNRIQKTRKDSNFNVADRIEVTVHCNAELAKVFNKYQNYISSETLMVKGAVSDSKIPGAVVHEIDEETFEVSAKKA, encoded by the coding sequence ATGGAACGCGAAACTGCCCCACAGACCGAGAATTTTTCTTTTTCCGAGGCCGAGAAAAAGATTCTGAAGTTCTGGCAGGAGAAACAGATTTTCAAAAAAACCTTAGAGAAAACGAAGAAAGGTAAGAATTATATTTTCTACGATGGCCCTCCATTTGCGACTGGTCTTCCCCACCACGGTCACATCGTAGCTTCAACGTTGAAAGACGTTGTTCCTCGTTACTTCACGATGAAGGGCTTCTACGTTGATCGTCGTTTCGGTTGGGACTGTCACGGTCTTCCAATTGAGCAAGAGATCGATAAGAAATTTAATACTTCAGCTTCTGATTACGTTGCCCTTCACGGTGTAAAAAAATACAACGATGAATGTCGTGGCATCGTGGATCGTTATGTAAATGAATGGGAAAAAACAATTGGCCGTCTTGGTCGTTGGGTTGATTTCCAAAACGATTACAAAACGATGGATCTTCCATTCATGGAATCAGTGTGGTGGGTATTCAAAGAAATCTGGGACAAGGGTCTTATCTATCAAGGCAACAAGATCGTTCCTTACTCACCTGCTCTTCAAACGGCACTCTCTAACTTTGAAGCGGGCCAAAACTATCAAGACATCCAGGATCCTGCGGTGACTGTACTGGTTCGTTCAAAAGACGATGCCAATACATACTTTGCGATCTGGACAACAACTCCTTGGACACTTCCAAGTAACTTGTCTCTCGCCGTAAATCCAGAGATCGAATACGTAAAAGTGAAAGATCTGGATAAGAACATCTTCATCATCATGGCGAAGGCCCGTCTTGAAGCTTATAAGAAGAACTTCAAGTATGAAGAAGTTGAATCGTATAAAGGTTCAGATCTTAAAGGCAAAAAATACGAGCCGATGTTCCCATACTTCGCAAATCTGGCGAACGATGGTTACTTCGTCATTCTTGCTGATGACTATGTAACAACAACTGACGGTACAGGTATCGTTCACCAGGCCCCTGGTTTCGGTGAAGACGATAACCGTGTCATGAAAGAAGCAGGACTGACTGAAGTGATCGTTCCGATGAATGCTTCAGGTCAGTTTGATTCATCTGTTAAAGACTACGCCGGCATGTACTTCAAAGATGCCGATAAAGAGATCATCAAAAATCTTAAAGAGCGTGGACAACTTTTCCATCAATCAACTCTCGTGCACAGCTACCCTATGTGTTACCGCACAGATACTCCGCTTATGTATCGTGCTATGCCTCAGTGGTACCTTGCTGTTGAAAAGATCAAAGACAAAATGCTTAAAGCAAACTCTGAGATCACTTGGGTACCTGAGAACATTAAAGAAGGTCGTTTTGGTAAGTGGCTTGAAAACGCTCGTGACTGGGCGATCTCTCGTACGCGTGTATGGGGAACTCCGCTTCCGATCTGGATCAATGATAAAACTGGTAACGCCATCTGTATGGGATCAATCGCTGATCTTAAAAAATACACTGGCAAGGATGTAACTGATCTTCACCGTGAATACGTTGACGATCTGGATTTCACAGTTGCAGGTGAAGAAGGAACTTATAAGCGCATCCCTGAAGTTTTAGACTGCTGGTTCGAGTCTGGTTCAATGCCTTATGCCCAACTTCACTACCCGTTTGAAAATAAAGACGTGTTCAAAGAAGGCTTCCCTGCGGAATTCATCGCTGAAGGTCTGGATCAAACTCGTGGTTGGTTCTACACACTGACAGTTTTATCTTCGGCCCTATTTGATAAGCCCGCTTTCAAAAACGTAATCGTTAACGGTCTCGTTCTTGCGAAAGACGGTAAGAAGATGAGTAAGCGTCTTCGTAACTATACTCCACCTGATGAACTTATGGAGACATTCGGGGCGGACGCTCTTCGTCTGTTCCTTATCAACTCAGGTCTCGTTCGTGCGGAAGAGCTCCGTTTCACAGATGAAGGTGTTAAAGAAATGGTAAGACGAGTTCTTCTACCATGGTTTAACTCTTTCAAGTTCTTCTCTACATACGCATCAGTTGATGGTTGGAAAGTTGAAACTGCCGCTAAAGCTTCAGACAACATCCTTGATAAGTGGCTTCTTTCAAAGCAACAAACTCTTGTCAAGAACGTGAACCACGAGATGCAGAACTACCGTCTTTATAACGTAGTTCCTGAGCTATTTAACTTCATCGAAGATTTAACTAACTGGTATATCCGTCTTAACCGTCGCCGTTTCTGGGACGAAGGCATGACTGCGGACAAAAACGCGGCCTATACAACGCTTTATACGGCCCTGGAAACTGTTTCTCGATTGATGGCACCATTCACACCGTTCCTGGCCGATTACATCTACCAGGAACTTAAAACGTTTGGAGGTAAAACAGAAGAATCTGTTCACCTACTTTCTTACCCTGAAGAGCAAACAGGTCTTATCAATTCAACTCTTGAGACTGCAGTAGATCGCATGCAACAGGTGATCCTCCTTGGTCGTCAGAAGCGCGTAACTGAAGGCGTGAAAGTTAAAACTCCGCTTAAAACACTTAAAGTTGTTCACCAGGACAAATCACTTCTGGATGAAATGAGCAAACTGGAAGAGTACATCAAGATTGAACTTAACGTGAAAAACGTTGAGTACATGACAAATGAAGCAGACTTCGTGGTTCTTTCGGCCAAACCAAATCTTCCAGTACTTGGTAAGAAACTTGGTAAAGAAATGGGTGCTTTCAAGGCACTTATCGAGAAGCTTCCTTCGGCCGACGTTCAAAAGATCGAAGCCGGTGGTAAAGTAACTCTAAATAACGTTGATTTCGATTCAAACGAGATTCTTGTGTTCCGTGCTGCTAAAGAAGGCACACAAGCGGTTACAAACCGTTTCATCACAATTGATCTAAGCTGTGCCCTTGATCAGGATCTGATCGACGAAGGTCTTGCCCGTGAGATGGTTAACCGTATTCAAAAAACACGTAAGGACTCAAACTTCAACGTGGCAGACAGAATCGAGGTTACAGTTCACTGTAATGCAGAACTCGCGAAAGTATTTAACAAGTACCAGAACTACATCTCTTCTGAGACGCTTATGGTGAAAGGTGCTGTTTCTGATTCTAAGATTCCGGGAGCTGTGGTTCACGAAATCGATGAAGAGACATTTGAAGTATCGGCTAAAAAAGCTTAA
- a CDS encoding HAD family hydrolase, which yields MKPSPITFPKVPSLFELKQGYPGLKALFFDMDGTLFNTEEYHAQAMFMIGERYKIRPPYSPETVHDLMMGKADHLVFDIIKDWEGVPKEWTAADFIHQKNANLIEILAKVDPAKYFPTAILSLLKEAKTEGIYLALVTSSEKVVTEELLKIAKVRDFFNLILTRDDCPSHKPDPWPYLKAMKESHFDKSEIIIFEDSNVGLEAAISSGAHVIKVGWY from the coding sequence ATGAAACCATCGCCAATTACATTTCCCAAAGTTCCCAGTCTTTTTGAGCTAAAACAGGGCTATCCAGGCCTTAAAGCACTCTTTTTTGACATGGACGGCACTCTCTTTAACACTGAGGAATATCACGCTCAGGCGATGTTTATGATTGGGGAGCGCTATAAGATTCGTCCTCCCTATTCTCCAGAAACAGTCCATGATCTTATGATGGGTAAGGCCGATCACTTGGTCTTCGATATCATCAAGGATTGGGAAGGTGTTCCGAAAGAATGGACGGCCGCAGATTTCATTCATCAAAAAAATGCAAACTTGATCGAAATTTTGGCGAAAGTTGACCCCGCTAAATATTTCCCAACTGCCATTCTCTCGCTTCTCAAAGAGGCCAAGACCGAAGGCATTTATCTCGCTTTAGTCACTTCAAGTGAGAAAGTGGTGACAGAAGAGCTCCTTAAAATTGCCAAGGTTCGTGACTTCTTCAATCTCATTCTAACTCGCGATGACTGTCCTTCTCATAAACCTGATCCGTGGCCATACCTTAAGGCCATGAAAGAGTCGCACTTTGATAAATCGGAAATCATTATTTTTGAAGATTCAAACGTAGGACTTGAAGCGGCCATTTCATCTGGCGCTCATGTGATTAAGGTTGGATGGTATTAA
- a CDS encoding GNAT family N-acetyltransferase — MRPEFIGHYTEFMDDDNSTYPGSDELLAIGSAVGKKLGLQKIGIHIETLYPGRRTSWPHAESTEEEFAFVIEGNPSAWIDGNLYPLRPGDFVAFPSGTGITHTFINNSNHTARLLVGGERPKSDNRIYYPLNESQNQVRRERGDFWDDIPLKTQGPHDGIPDLQKNGRPATWNLPVLETKRLILRPFEMSDAPAVFEYAKNPNVSRLLIWEPHKTLADSQGFIKFIHQTYLDNVPTFGICLKENPEKVIGSVGAMWVSQKNKIMELGVALGEDYWGRALSSEAMLRLVEFLWQRYDVLRIQSQCKAENVQSKRMMEKMGMTYEGLLKKNLFCKGTSWDMEMFSFTRN; from the coding sequence ATGAGACCAGAATTTATCGGGCACTACACTGAGTTCATGGACGATGATAATTCAACTTATCCTGGAAGTGATGAACTTCTGGCGATTGGCTCCGCGGTAGGAAAAAAACTAGGTCTTCAAAAAATTGGTATTCACATTGAAACTCTTTATCCGGGTAGAAGAACTTCTTGGCCCCACGCTGAGAGCACGGAAGAAGAGTTTGCATTCGTGATTGAAGGGAATCCTTCGGCTTGGATCGATGGAAATTTGTATCCGTTAAGACCAGGCGATTTTGTTGCTTTTCCGAGTGGAACAGGAATTACTCATACCTTTATCAATAATTCGAATCATACTGCTCGATTGTTAGTTGGTGGCGAGAGACCAAAGTCTGATAATAGAATCTACTATCCTCTAAACGAATCACAGAATCAGGTAAGACGTGAGAGAGGGGATTTCTGGGATGATATTCCTTTGAAGACTCAAGGTCCTCATGATGGAATTCCTGATCTTCAAAAGAACGGCAGACCCGCGACCTGGAATCTTCCAGTGCTTGAAACGAAAAGACTCATTCTGCGTCCGTTTGAAATGAGTGATGCTCCTGCGGTTTTCGAATACGCCAAGAATCCGAATGTTTCGAGACTTCTTATCTGGGAACCACATAAAACTTTGGCCGATTCTCAGGGCTTTATTAAATTCATCCATCAGACCTATCTGGATAATGTACCGACGTTTGGGATTTGCTTAAAAGAAAATCCAGAGAAGGTCATTGGTTCAGTTGGTGCGATGTGGGTGTCTCAGAAAAATAAAATCATGGAACTGGGTGTAGCACTAGGGGAAGACTATTGGGGCCGGGCCTTGTCATCTGAGGCGATGTTACGATTAGTTGAGTTTTTATGGCAACGATATGATGTCCTTCGTATCCAGTCTCAGTGCAAAGCTGAGAACGTTCAAAGTAAGCGCATGATGGAAAAGATGGGGATGACTTACGAGGGACTTTTGAAGAAGAATCTTTTCTGTAAGGGTACTTCTTGGGACATGGAGATGTTCAGTTTCACTCGGAATTAG
- the ubiG gene encoding bifunctional 2-polyprenyl-6-hydroxyphenol methylase/3-demethylubiquinol 3-O-methyltransferase UbiG, with translation MEAGQVNNSFYEEYGDRWYTAYDDPIALLRAENKIKFPWIVQHLNTHLSADASVLDIGCGGGFLSNDLARAGFKVTGVDLSKESLKIAEAFDETHSVKYEVADAFHLPYPDQSFDAVTAMDFLEHVEEPGKVIKEFSRVLKPGGLFFFHTFNRNPLSWLVVIKLVEWLVKNTPKNMHVLRLFIRPDELEKFCHSAGMRVLQMTGLRPVFSSISLKSLLTGVVPERMRFALTGSKMISYLGVAMKQQGHTDT, from the coding sequence ATGGAAGCGGGCCAAGTAAATAATTCATTTTATGAAGAATATGGTGATCGTTGGTATACGGCATATGATGATCCAATTGCTCTTTTGAGAGCGGAAAATAAGATCAAGTTTCCCTGGATCGTACAACATCTCAATACACATCTCTCGGCCGATGCCAGTGTGCTTGATATTGGATGTGGAGGTGGTTTTCTTAGTAATGATCTTGCTCGAGCAGGATTCAAAGTCACTGGAGTTGATTTGTCGAAGGAGAGTTTAAAAATTGCCGAGGCCTTCGATGAAACGCATTCAGTGAAATACGAAGTGGCAGATGCTTTTCATCTTCCATATCCAGATCAGAGCTTTGATGCGGTAACGGCAATGGACTTTTTAGAGCATGTTGAGGAACCGGGTAAGGTCATCAAGGAGTTTTCGCGCGTCCTGAAACCAGGAGGTCTGTTCTTTTTTCACACTTTCAATCGCAACCCATTGAGCTGGCTCGTTGTGATTAAACTTGTGGAATGGTTGGTAAAGAACACACCCAAGAACATGCATGTTTTAAGACTCTTTATTCGGCCTGATGAACTTGAAAAATTCTGTCATTCTGCGGGGATGAGGGTGTTACAAATGACCGGGTTACGTCCGGTTTTCTCATCCATCAGTCTCAAATCTTTACTCACAGGAGTCGTTCCTGAACGAATGCGCTTCGCTCTCACTGGTAGCAAAATGATCTCATATTTGGGGGTGGCGATGAAGCAACAGGGCCATACTGACACCTGA
- a CDS encoding DEAD/DEAH box helicase family protein encodes MVKYIFTSILVLTTGLMAQAKVDRVHSESYLGEKRLDSYSDRYQPLIYQDIYQGKMSFEDEIFFQNFFSPYLFQKESEYSSFLRSELNGGLVCSNELLSDHFDEIRYSYRLITLSYLLEGAWHMKLVSDHLKLKNTCGFNLSAWAKSCRPKSPDMKSFVGRLEKFSPKYEETLPVTYKKEDWIKEFKKNDFKLYSHYRMNVECKGKCSDEEIASRFQKTCEADQRLMTLLCSEEDEIYGLSTNRDAYFLIGQSNIINTYNKQGEAMGCLRRFSELMAHKEVRYEVLNQLFPSLQTFLRQKYQERFLQGRVFFYGAGKEFEEKGLTDVYVKDQPFKVEKLPTVAAEVDAPKVVKAPEVKTEVKVEVKPEPVQPKPVVKEIRKPVKSAFLLAAEIRSGQNLEQVEVDMLKLKYDYVFSLNMINTLSERLKTFMTRDALSEMMAYDKLGSKEGPVPLMFIKYMIDMQEHHGLWNIISVLGDKFYVSNEIDSEFSPAPEMVQLVNNQATGNQWQLYIIRP; translated from the coding sequence ATGGTTAAGTATATTTTTACCTCAATTTTAGTTCTCACAACGGGTCTTATGGCCCAGGCGAAAGTGGACCGAGTCCATTCCGAGAGCTATTTGGGTGAAAAGCGCCTCGATTCATACTCAGATCGCTATCAGCCTTTGATATATCAGGACATCTATCAAGGGAAAATGTCCTTTGAAGATGAGATCTTCTTTCAGAATTTTTTCAGTCCTTATTTGTTTCAAAAAGAGAGTGAGTATTCCTCATTTCTGCGTTCTGAACTCAATGGGGGATTGGTTTGTTCGAATGAACTTCTCTCTGATCACTTTGATGAAATCCGTTATTCATACCGCCTCATCACTTTAAGTTATTTACTTGAAGGAGCATGGCATATGAAGCTTGTGTCGGATCACTTAAAGCTTAAAAACACGTGTGGCTTCAATCTAAGTGCATGGGCAAAAAGCTGTCGTCCGAAGTCTCCGGATATGAAGAGCTTCGTAGGCCGTTTAGAGAAGTTTTCTCCCAAGTATGAGGAAACTCTTCCCGTTACCTACAAGAAGGAAGATTGGATCAAAGAGTTTAAGAAGAATGATTTCAAGTTGTATTCCCATTACCGCATGAACGTTGAGTGTAAGGGGAAATGCAGTGATGAAGAAATCGCCTCTCGTTTCCAGAAAACTTGTGAGGCCGATCAGAGACTCATGACACTTCTGTGCTCTGAAGAAGATGAGATTTATGGTTTATCAACGAATCGTGATGCTTACTTTCTAATCGGACAATCCAACATCATCAACACCTATAATAAACAAGGTGAGGCGATGGGGTGCCTGCGCCGTTTCTCTGAACTTATGGCCCATAAAGAAGTTCGCTACGAAGTTTTGAATCAACTTTTTCCTTCGCTTCAGACTTTCCTTCGTCAAAAATATCAAGAACGCTTCTTGCAAGGTCGTGTGTTCTTCTATGGCGCTGGTAAAGAGTTTGAAGAGAAAGGTCTGACTGATGTTTATGTAAAAGACCAGCCATTCAAAGTCGAGAAACTTCCAACAGTGGCAGCGGAAGTCGATGCTCCCAAGGTCGTTAAAGCTCCCGAGGTTAAGACTGAAGTGAAAGTGGAAGTGAAGCCTGAGCCAGTTCAGCCAAAGCCAGTAGTGAAAGAGATTCGTAAGCCTGTAAAAAGTGCTTTCCTCTTGGCCGCGGAAATTCGTTCTGGGCAAAACCTAGAGCAAGTTGAAGTTGATATGTTGAAGCTTAAATACGATTACGTTTTTAGCCTTAATATGATCAATACTCTCTCTGAAAGACTTAAGACTTTCATGACCCGAGATGCTCTATCAGAGATGATGGCCTATGATAAACTTGGATCAAAAGAGGGGCCCGTTCCTCTCATGTTCATTAAATACATGATAGATATGCAGGAACACCATGGTCTCTGGAACATCATTTCTGTTTTAGGTGACAAGTTCTATGTATCAAATGAAATTGATTCCGAGTTCTCTCCAGCACCAGAGATGGTTCAGTTAGTGAATAATCAGGCGACTGGAAACCAGTGGCAGCTTTATATCATTCGGCCGTAA